A stretch of DNA from Brevibacillus ruminantium:
GCCGTCTTCGCTCAAAATATTGCCGCCGCTTTGGAATACCAGCGCTTCGTAGAACCAGATGTCGATCGGCGTAGAGAATCCGTACGTCGTGGTTTTCGCTCCCTCTTTTTTCGTCAGCGCTTTGGAAAATTGCTGCAGCTCTTCCCAGGTTTTCGGCCCTTCCGGATCAAGTCCTGCTGCTTTCAGCAAATCGCGGTTCAGGTACAACAGCGGCGTGGAACGGTTAAACGGGATGGCGTACAGCTTCTCTTTCCAGTAAGAGTTGCCCAGCAGACCGGGAATGTATTTCTCCTCCGCACCATTGGCGTACGGTCCCAGATCCTGCAGTACCTTGGCTTCGGCAAAGGCACCGATGGAGCCTACCTCCACCATCGTCACGTCCGGCTGATTGCCTGCAGAGACGGCGGCAAGCACCTTGGAGTGGTTCTCATAGTAACTGCCCTGATAAGCGGGTTTGACCACAATATGCTTATGCGATTCGTTGAAATCTTTGACCATCTTTTCAATGATTTCCCCGTTGCGCCCGCCGAGCGCGTACCAGAAATCGATCTCCACCGGCTTGGCTGCTTCTGCTGCTTGTTGCTGCGGCTGCGCAGTCGTGCCGCCAGTCCCGCTGCTTGCCGGCTGCTGGGTTGCCGCTTGATTGCCCCCGCCGCATCCGGCCAGTACGGCCGTCAAACCTAGTACACATGCCAAGACAGATCCACGAACTTTTTTCACCACTTGTGCCTCCTTTTATATGCAGGGACCTGAAAACTCCCTGGTTTACTTGGATTGATAGACAAATGCCCTGATAATGTGCCGTTGTGCGAAGAAGAAGATGAGCAGGATCGGGAAGACGAGAATCATATTGCCCGCCATGATCACATTCCACTGTTTTCCGCCCTCCACCGCCTTCAGCATGGAAATCCCGATGGGTAGTGTTCGCACTTCCTGGCTGTTGGTCATGATCAGCGGCCAGAAA
This window harbors:
- a CDS encoding ABC transporter substrate-binding protein, translated to MKKVRGSVLACVLGLTAVLAGCGGGNQAATQQPASSGTGGTTAQPQQQAAEAAKPVEIDFWYALGGRNGEIIEKMVKDFNESHKHIVVKPAYQGSYYENHSKVLAAVSAGNQPDVTMVEVGSIGAFAEAKVLQDLGPYANGAEEKYIPGLLGNSYWKEKLYAIPFNRSTPLLYLNRDLLKAAGLDPEGPKTWEELQQFSKALTKKEGAKTTTYGFSTPIDIWFYEALVFQSGGNILSEDGKSLLINEESGKAPLNFWTGMLKEGIMKAPPGEKYNAWDVAKQDFINQQVAMIFTSTGDLRGLKEAAKFDMGTAFLPANKSYGAPTGGANLVMLAKSSDEEKKAAWEFIEWMTDTKQTIPWSLETGYMPVTKDAVESEDMKKAYEKEPNFQVAVKQLEYAKPRPMVPGYKELQEVIMTEIQRAVLGQATVDQAIGNAVEKGQKLLKK